Proteins from a genomic interval of Helicoverpa armigera isolate CAAS_96S chromosome 9, ASM3070526v1, whole genome shotgun sequence:
- the LOC110379502 gene encoding uncharacterized protein LOC110379502, whose amino-acid sequence MKSVVLCALVLVAAVAAAPQREGAAYTREAIKQAQNTHLIPKDAEIQKVQEGIELAAYESIPVNQRINLYEILGDQVPSEVINNLQGQIDNIGRQ is encoded by the exons ATGAAGTCCGTGGTGCTGTGCGCTCTGGTGCTGGTAGCGGCGGTGGCTGCGGCTCCTCAACGCGAGGGCGCTGCCTACACCAGGGAGGCCATCAAGCAGGCGCAGAACACACACCTCATCCCCAAGGACGCGGAGATACAGAAG GTACAAGAAGGTATCGAGCTGGCGGCGTACGAGTCCATCCCCGTGAACCAGAGGATTAACCTGTACGAGATCCTGGGCGACCAGGTGCCCTCCGAGGTCATCAACAACCTGCAGGGACAGATTGACAACATCGGACGCCAGTAA